The DNA window GGTTTGGCACGCCAACATCCACACCGGCCGCCACCAGTACCACCTCCACACTAGGAATTGGGTCCAGTTTATTTGCACAGAAACCAGCAACTGGATTCACCTTTAACACACCTGCCTCAGGTTCTTTGACAATCactaatttaataatttgtattataatttgGTCCCTtgataataaataacattgtcaCAGTTAATTCATGTTGTTAATTGACTGTCTATTTAACACTTAGGGGCTGCTCCATCCACTACTGGCCTTACTTTAGGTAAGTAATTCTTAAAGAAACAAGCTAGAAGAAATATATTCCGTTGTATCACTTTTTTTCAGTCCAGTGGACCTGAAACGTCTTGACTCCATTGCCCCATtgtccaaaaaaaatatttttagaaagcaTAATTaacatctaaacttttttttttttactcgttaTTTCAACCTGATAAAATTTTATATTCTGACATAACTACACTgtgaaaataaaaagacaaattcactgtgtttttctacttcaaattttcattttcatttaatgtgtTACTTGTCATTTATAAAATTTATTAGTACTTGTATACACAATGTTTTACATCGCAAGAAAATGcatattcattattaaaatgcaaTGTCGATTTAACAGGATAGTTAATCACTGGTTAAGTCTGTCAGACACGCTGTACTGATTTCCAATTTTGTTGATTTTGTATGTTTGTAGGGAGTCTTACCACCTCGACCGCTGCCTCTACTGGATTCAGCCTGGGCTTTGGAAAGCCAGCAGCCTCTGCTACACCTTTTTCACTCACAGCCACCACCTCTGCAGCTACAGGCACAGGCCTGACTCTGGGATCCATTCTGACCTCCACAGCCCCTCAGACCAGCTCCACAGGCTTCTCCCTCAACTTAGGAGGAACTACCACCACTTCCTCTGCTCCTGCCTCTGGGTTTTCCTTTGGTTCCAGTCTCTTTTCCAACCCCTCCTTGACAGGTCAGCCTTTTTTCAACTGTAATCAAGTTACATTCAGTTTAAACGGGTGTTTCACTCTCATACTCATTTAATATGTGTTTCAGGTTTAGGACAGTCCTCTTTAGGTGGACCCCTGAGTCTGGGTGGATTAGTCTCTACCTCTGTTGCGACCACCTCTGCTCCTGCGCCCAGTCTCGGCCTGGGTGGAGTAGACTTCAGTACTTCCTCTgaaaaaaatactgacaaattATCAAGCACCAGACCGGAGTAAGAACCACCCTATTAAATCAAATTCTGGctcaatgtaatttattatagtGGCTCTTACCTGGCTCTTTATCTCTACAGGGATAgtaaagccctcaaagatgaaaACCTGCCAGGTCCGATCTGTCAAGATGTTGACAACTTTCAGTAAGTGCTCCATTTTTCTTTGTTCTAGTTGCATATAGTTGATTTAGTACTTAATATGTGTTTTTCCACAGGAAGTTTGTCAAGGAACAGAAGCAAGTCCAAGAAGAAATCAGCAGGATGTCTTCCAAAGCCATTCTCAAAGTGCAAGAGGACATCCAGACGCTCAGACAGCTCCTGTCCATTTGTGCCAGTGGGCTGCAGAGAAATTCACTCTCCATAGACAAACTGAAGTTGGAAACCTCTCAGGTTGGAAAAAATGTCCTTCAGACGGGTTgcaaacagttaaactgagcattGTTCAATCTTGTAATCCATTTTTGTTCTTCATGCAGGAATTGAAGAATGCTGATATCGCACTTTGCACCCAGAAAACCCCTCCTGGACTCCAACATGAGAACACGGCGCCTTCCGAGTGAGTGAATCTTTGCAGTTCTACTTGTAAAGTCCTACTATAAGCAGTAAAATTTGCTTACTTTTAATTGTTGTCTGCCAATGTGCTGTCCATGTCTCTGTCCAGTTATTTCCGGACTCTGGTGGAGCAATTTGAGGTGCAGTTACAGCAGTACCGTCAGCAGATTGAAGAACTGGAGAATCATCTGACCACTCAGAGCAGCGGCTCCCACATCACCCCTCAaggttttaatctaattaatgctCTCTGTCAAAAGCACAGCCGTGATTcatatggtaaaaaaaatagcTTGGGTATCCACTTGACAGTGTGATGTCATCTTATCATGTAGATTTGTCCCTGGCTATGCAGAAACTCTACCAGACGTTTGTTGCACTTGCTGCACAGTTGCAGGGAGTTCATGAGAATGTTAAGGTAAGTTCTGAAAATGTCTTAAGTGgaccatatttaatatttttattttaaatgaattatatataaacattaaatgcattaatacatcaatattaaatttgttaaatattttatttagattgtATATTTTActatgcacgtgtgtgtgtgtgtgtgtgtgtgtgtgtgtgtgtgtgtgtgtgtgtgttagggctgaaacgattcctcaaATAATTCAAGTAACTCATTGAGGCAAATTATTTGTCTTGAGGCTTCGTTTAGTGCATTTACTGTCCATTTACTACACACAGAACACTGTTTCCCCATGGACCATTATTATTGACGCACAACCTGATAAATGCTGGACATAGCCTGCATCGCAATGTGCacactatccatcctaaattctATGTATATTGGtcattttcaatattatttaggGCAGATAGTGTGGATAGTTTGCACATTGGTATGCAGGGATATTTAAGACCATAAATAAACATGGTGGCAAGTTGTCCGTAAGTTAGCTATGTTTTGTAAAAGACTAAGTGCCATTCATGTTGATTGTGGTGGTCGActgccaaggccgatatatcggccgatatttgcaatttttcaaatatgaaaaatgatgcctataagtttttctgcttgccCAATGTGTTCGAGGaggtacttttattttgatgagcGCCAACAGTACTCACACTCTCTCTTCTTTACTGtcattgttaacagttctgtctcaTATGGATATAAGTCTGTCTTATAATCAAATAGAACAGTTAAACAAAgcaattaatgtatacaaaaagtattataaggaattattttatattattagcaTGGTCACGTGTTCTCGGTGTCGCGGTCGGTTCATGtgaattaaatgctttaaaagatGATGCAcactaaaaaaagtttaaaatggccataaaatttaaaaatctatttcaacttATTAGTACAGATTTATTTCtatcactgctgtgaactgaccaGTACAAAGGATATGAAGGACATCAAAAAACAGTtttacattaacacacacacacacaccagtgcatAGAGACATTTAAGAGGGTTTATTCTCCAAAAAAAACGATATTTTCATGTTGCAGAAAAATGTGTTTGGAAACACATTGTGTATGGACTCTTGTTCCAAGTTAACTTCTTGTCCACTGATTTTTTGCCTCATACAAAAGCCACAAAGCCTTCCAAGAAGACAGTAAATCCTTAAATCCCATAAATGCAATGTTtaggtaatattattatttttaatactattattttgatttatgcCTTTTCttactgtttacattttttaaagtaatgtgaacttgatttttatatttcttgATTTATGCCATAATTTAAGGTTGTAATGTCTACCTTTTTAAAGTAATGTGAAatagattttagttttttatttattttatttatatatttgtgtttgcattttaaatgtaatttggcaattaaatgtattaaatggatTTAGTTTTCACAGTTATTAATGTATGCAATttcagtaatacatttttatctaaaaaaggaaataattagTTGTTTACTTTAAGAGACCTATCTTATTTTCTCTTGTATATCTAGTATTATGCTTTCATAAAGAAAAATGACTTAAATAATTGGAATagtactcgattactaaaataatcTATAGCTGCAGccctatatatatgtatgtatgtatgtgtgtgtgtgtgtaaagtaaaaataaaataaaatcattctaatatgctgatttggtgctcaagaaaacaTTAGTTATTTTGATAATGGATTTGTATTTTAGtggacaccttttttttttttttttttaagacttaatTTTTGAATAGAAAATTTACACCGCTTTTTGTAAAACTTATCTTTTGTTACAGTCTATATTTCTTTACTGTCTCTTTAGATTTATTCTAACTcttattctaattctaatttatCGGTAGGAGatacatattttttgtaataacatgcaCTAATAAAGCAAGCCCAACAATTTCTTAATACATTTAGATTTCATGATTTAATCAAAGCAGAATCATTGTATTTGAAAAGTCTCTTTTCTGTCGTTCTCCATAGACTCTCAAACATCAGTATCTGGGCTACAGACGAGCCTTCCTTGACGACTCCACTGACATATTCGAGTCAAAACGTGTTACTGGCAAGAAATGGCAGAGTTCTCCGCACGTCACCACAGGCCCCGCCCCCTTCGGCAGCGTTCCCAACGCAGCAGCTGTTGCAATGGCTGCCACTCTCACTCAGCAGCAGCAGCCGGCTCCAGGTCTGACCGCCTTCAAGTTCTAGCCCTCTTGACCTCTAGACTGATAGTATGGTGAGGGGACGGAAGAATAAAAAGAAAGAGGGAGGGGGGAATGATAGAGAAAAGCAGATAGAGTAGACAAATTCGAGAATAAATCCAGtgccatgtctgttttttttatttgttttttaaaatcttgTCTCTTTTGGAGATATGGAGCAACAGGGTTCTTTTAACATACATCATGTGATTCAATGTGTGCCCGTTAGTGTGCTGTGAGATTTTAGATGCTGACCGTCTTGCCCAACTTctgctttctttttctctttttaactCGCTCAAGAAAAAACACAAGATATAAAGCAAGAGCATTAAAcgctgttttaatgtttaatgagtTCAATGGGAACATTCCAAACCCAATGAAGGTTTAGAAAGGGGTTTGTTATTTTGAGGTGGTCTGTTTGTGATTTAGTGGGACACGTTTTCTATTTTGAGTGGCACAGAAGGTCTTAGGATTTGATCAACAGCACTAATGTAGCCGTCACTACACAAAGTAGCCAAACACCGTAGACTCGCTactacacacagactgaaatgtGTTCACACTTATTTCCATTTAATGTTCCCATAATCAGCCAAACCCATATTCTTTCATAGTAGATGTGAAAGTTGATATTTTGAAGTGCCAACAAACACTTTTAGTACGACCGCTGTGGCTGAAGCTTTCTGAGCAAAATGTTTGTTAGATGGGAGTAGACGGAAAAAAAGCAAAGTTGTTTAGTAAAGGGTAAACATGCTATGCAGGAAAGGGATTGCTGTACCTTAGGATAGAAACACATTTGGTTCTTTCCATGTTTTTCTCAGTTGGTGGCACCATACTGCTAACATGCATTTTGATAGCTGAATACTAAACAAATTTAATTGCTGTCgttaaataattttcataatcACTTTTGCATGAGTGTCCATTTTCATATGAGATCAGTTGTAATATTCTGATCTATCAGAACAGAATTTGTTTAGGTTGTCTCTTGGTAGCTTTGCCAAGTATTTTGATATCTTTAGCATTTTGTCTTGCATCAAAACCATGCATGTTTGGTTTAGTTATGGAAAGATGGTTTTATTCCAAAATATACTTTTTGTGGTCTTAATGATTTGAATGAACAAGATTTCCATGGGGTTTGCATATGCATATGTAGAAGGAAGTGTGCAAGCTACTGATTCTGAGGTGCGTTAAGGTCATTTACTGTATTTCATCGGACAGCTCAGTGATTATGATACAATTTCTGTGTGCTTTTTTGTTCTGGATTAAAGGTATCTTTGCTTTGGTGACACCCTCCTTCTGTCTGTAACCATGGTTGCATTTGTGGTTCCCATGGATATTTCCTTGCAATAATAGCAGGTTGGAGGTGTGAGAGTTGGTGTTAGATGTTCCACTTCTATggcacaaaattaatttaaacttgTCTTTTTCTGGGTTCTCGGTCTATAGAGTAGGATCAAATTACAGACATTTTTGATTTggtattttactgaaaataagtaaaaataaaaataaaaaaaggctgtATCAGGTTGAATCCATAAGCCAAAATCATTTTTGATTGAAAACTTGACTGTTCGTCATTCACATTTTGTTGTTTTCCCCAGTTTATGGTTTTTATTATCAGTAGTACTATAATATTTTCTTGGAAATGGACTGTGCCTTTGTGCCTAAGAAAGTCTAGGCTGTTGTGGGTGCTTTTGCATATTAAATTAACTGTATATATGTAGTGCGCTAATACAATGGCATGGCTTAATTAGTTGCAcagtatttttatgtatatacatacacaagtTGTGAGAAACAATTGTTGTCGTTTCCTTATAGAACCAACCAACACCCTGCAGTAAAGTCTGTAAATGATGAAAATCCTACACAGATGTTagtcattcattctttttttcaactttatttaaGGGCTACAGTGTTCAAGCCTTCAGTTTGAGTGAACATGCTGCTTTATGGGACTTTTAACGGTCCGTGGTGAAGGATTGTGCCAAATTTCATTATTGAGAAGAACAGTTTTTGTGATTATTGGCCTTTTTTTGTGGCCCAGAGCTGCTATTTCATGCTAACGTAGCTGTCATAACTCAAAGGCTTGCCTTGAGTGATAGTGGAGATGGTAATCCCTTTTCACAAAGCTTTTCTCGCAAAAGACGAAAGCAACAAATCTTCTGCTTTATGGGAAAGCTATATGAATCAGACCATCAGTGAACTTTCACTGGGAGCCATTGCCAATCTCAGATCTTACAGGCtttcttttgcttttatttgcaAATCTACTATACAAACGAATGATCTTAATGCATGTTATGTTTTGAAAAAACCCTTTAGGAAGTTGTGGCTTTTGTGTGTTGGTACTTTATTAAAGCTCTTACACAGGATGTCTGTTTATAGACATCTCTGCTGCTTGGTATACGTTTCCATTCCTTGGAACACATATGGGGCTTATTATCATGGTTGTTTACAAATAGTAACATAGTGAATTCTATAGTCTAACTTAtaaattgattgttttttttattattatatattattatgcttGTTGATGCATTTTGAAATGGTGTGCCTTTTAAATTAGAGCGTTAGTTTTAACCAttgtttgaaatgcatttttggCACAGGTTggctttaatcattttaaaccGTGTTAATGCAATAGCTACTACTAGGAATCGTTTGTTCTCAATGGTTTGTCATGTTTAATGTAATTTGAATTGACAATAAATccgtttttttaaaagaaaagcccttgtctttgtttctttttgactgaaaaaaaatcaaagattcATTTTCTTAATGAATTGGATTAAAAGACTGCATTTGAGATGCTGATTTGTCACATCTCTAAATTAATAATCTAATCAAATTTAAACCAGCTAAAAGGAAACGAGACAGGAGCATAATTTAGTAATGCATTAAGTAAAAGCAGGTCTGTCGATATCGTTTtggaaataattaacatttgacatATTAAGTGATTTAGAATATTCATCAAAATAATAAAGTATGGATCCAAGTATGGTAAGTAACTGGAAGCAGATTAGtacaataaatagaaaaatatatatatttgcagcaAAAAAGGCCTATTGTTTTGATGTTCTATTATATTGCATTTGCGCCAACATCATAATGAGCAATATTTTAGAGAATGCATATGGCTTTTATGTAGCTCTTGTGCCGCTTACTTTCAATAAGGATAAAGGATGGTTTCATAGCATGTGCTTCTCTCACATGACTGTTTAATCAAATTTTAAGTGTATGCATATTGATAATATGGATCTAAATATGAGAGTGCGTGAGAGTAAGTTCCTCTGCTCTCTTTCTTTGTCCCAGGACCACAGGCGCCCTTGGGGGCAAGTTTTGGCACTCCCTTTTCCTCGGGTATTGGCACTAGCATGGGCTCATCCAGCCTCGGAGGTACTTGCTGTGATAAACCTCTCCTCTCCCTTTCTATTTGCATTCTTAAGGCTTTGTCTCAGTCTTTTAAAAAGACAGTTAAAATCTCATTTCTTTATAGATCTAAATCTATATTCATGAAGATCCACAGTTTATAGTGACCATAGCTTGTAAGCCCCATGAAATTAGTCTGTACATTTCGTGTTCTCCAAGTCTTCTGAATCCATATTATATTAGTTAGATTTATGagagaaaaattatttaaaaaaaaaaaaaaattttttaaattaattactgaTAATCTTCCCCATAGTGAGCTGGTTCTCAGAATTCTTGCAACTCTAACTTTTGTTAAGATGCTTAAAATAATGTGGAAGTCATTTGAAGCACTTGTATGGTCCTTTTTGGACCATCGTTTTTTTTGCTCTATAAAATAGTAGTATTGCAAaactacagaaaataaataaagatatggtATGATGGCAAATTCCTGTAGATCTACAATTTGGCCCTCTtgttttaaaaatgcagaaatgtttttatttagttatttattattattgtttaggttgtacagtggggaaaatatttatttcaccccctgctgattttgtaagtttgcccacatACAAAGAAATAAAGGGTCTGAAATTtgtatggtaggtttattttaacatatagagaTGGAATAACAACCAAAAAACCCCATTATATTAAGGTTAGAAATTTATTGCATTTcattgagtgaaataagtatttgatccccaagtaaaacatgacttagtacttggtgcagaaacGTTTTTTTGTAATTGCTCACCAGATTTGCATCTGAAGAGGGATTTTgatccactcctctttacagGTTCTCTCTGaatccttaaggtttcttggctgtcGTTTGGCAATTTgaagtttcagctccctccacagattttctagaggattgaggtctggagactggctgTTCCCCTTCttgaccttaatgtgcttcttcttgagtCACTCCTCTGTTGCCTTGGTGGTATGTTTCGGGGTATTGTCATGCTGAAGACCgatccatgacccatcttcagtgttctggctgagggaagCGGGATCTCATCCATGATTTACAGTATATGGCCCATCCATTTACCCCTAAATGGGAGTCAagttaatgccaaagagctcagttttggtctcatctgaccacagcactttctcACAAGCCTTCTCTGAATCTTTCTGATATTCTTTGGCAAACTTTAAATGAGCATCCCCTGTACATATGCCTTGTGCAGGGGGACCTTGCGGGCACTGCAGGATTCCAGTCCATTGTGACGTAGTGTGTTACCAACAgtttgcttggtgactgtggtcccaactgccttaagatcattaacaagcttCTCCCGTTTAGTTCGAggctgatccctcacctttctcatgatcatccttACCCCATGAGGCAAGATCTTGCATGGAATTCCAGACCAATGCCAATTGATGGTTGTTTTGCATTTCTACCATTTCTGAATAATCGCACCAAGAAGTGTCTCCTCctcaccaagcttcttgctgatggtcttgtagccATTCAAGTCTTGTCCAGATCTACAATATTGTCTCTAACCTTTtatacaatgtgttttttttttggttggtattcTATCTCCatccattaaaataaacctaccataaaaattacaagtggacacttacaaaatcagcaggtagtcagataaatattttaCCCACTGTAGATAGAACTTGTATTTTTCACATTTCCCTAACCATATTTTTCCTTCATCAGTTTTTCCTAGTTAATCTCAAATATAACTCATCATTCATTCCTGTCCCCCATCTCCCCGCCCTGTGACTGAGAGTTTATCTCTGGAAAATATGTAGTCGCAACACCTAAATCCCCCCCATCTGTGTCTCGGCAGTATTTGGAAGCGGCCCTGGGTTTGGGGGCGTGGCAACAGGAGGTTTGTCGTTTGGGTTTTCCTCTAGCAAGCCATCTGGAGGGAGCCTGAGCGCAGGTGTGTTTGTTAGCACCCTCCTCCATCTCACCCCCTTTTGTCAAAGCTAACCATTACTAACAGCTCCCCCTTAATTATAATCATCCTTTCCCCCATAATCCATCAACATCATGCTGCCTAAGGGCAAGCGCTGCATATCAAATCAAATTTGCATGGTTTATTTGTTAATGGACAtgcttaccgtatttttcggactataagtcgcacctgagtcgcatcagtccaaaaatacgtcatgatgaggaaaaaaaacatatataagtcgcactggactatgtcgcatttatttagaaacaagagaaaacattaccgtctctagCCGCGGGAGGGCGCGCTAtgtttcagtgtagactacaggaggaCTTAGCAGCGTAGAGCGTCCTCTtgtggctggagatggtaatgttttctcttgattcatttttAGTTCGTTTCTCTTGGTtcgtgtcaaattaattttgataaataagtcgcacctgactataagtcgcaggaccagccaaactatgaaaaaagtgcaacttatagtccggaaaatacggtaagtgcTTGTTGGGAGCAGTAAAGGTTGAGAAAACGTAAAATATTTACTgctcacattttaaaatatttgtttctcAGGGTTTGGAACACCTAACACCTCTGGCTTCAACTTCAGTAACCCCAGCATCAATGCATCAGCTGGACTGACCTTTGGCGTTTCCAACACACAGACTCCTGGATTTGGGACAGGAGGGCCACTGCTACAGCTCAAAAAGCCACCAGCAGGAAATAAGAGGGGCAAGAGATAAAACAGCAAGTCTATATAGGGTTAAAGGGAAATGTCACGAGGTAAAGATGATGCGTCTcagatctttatttttatatatgtgtatgtgtacatgTATATTTTCTCTGTTGGATGCCATTGAAGGATTTTTGAGATTCTTTTCAGTTCTTCCCTTTTACCTTTGTGACTACGCTGTGTTTGCTGTCCAAATTGCAAAAGATCTAATGGAGGATATTTTGTGATGCATAGAATACCCGTGAAGGGATTTCAATGTAAATGCTCTCGATATTGAAGATACTCATAAACTAAGTTTACCTGTGTCTTAGTGGCTTTCTTTTAAACCACGTTCTGTGATTGTAAGTGTGTCATCCCATCCCATTACATGACCTATGTTTATTGCTTTTCTAGTTATTTGTACCAAATAGATGTCAACCTGTATAAGAATGTTCAACTTGTATGCCCATTTTTGTTTCTGTCTTCTTTTGTtaccaaacagtaaaaaaaaaaaaaaaaaaaaaatctttacttaAGCAGACTTTGTGCAAACAAGTATTTTTCAACTTGAAAGAAGTGTTTGTTATTAAAAGAAGCGAGAAGGATAATGTCTCGAGTcggtttattttgttgttgtttttttactgaaataaattatgtataagGAGTACGACAGGTGCAGTTCATAATTAAACATGTATTATATagtgtattattataaataatttgagTAACTTACATGTGTAATACTATTTACAACACCGACAAAGTAGTAGTTACGCAAACTAACCCTATCTGTGGTAGACTAGCGCGAAATTAAGAATCCTACTATGAAAACGAAATCATTATTCATTTAACCGTTCCGGCGTTCTGAGCGCCGTTGATTCGCCAGTAGCCTGGCGCCCCCTTAGCAACGTCTGCTTTTCAGCCAATCAGGTAAGTCTAATGGGTAAACGTCGTGCAaagtcatgaatattaataaccaGACCTTCaagtccccatgaaatcaaaagCAGTCTGCTCTGGAGATGCCAACGCACGGAGCGACATATATCAAACACTTTTAAAACTACACAGCCTCAGCATGATTATTATCACTATTTTGTTTTACTAAAAGTTTCAACTATTAGACTGTATGGCTGTCAAATACGGATGTACTATTCTTAAAAGGGGCGTGGCTGCTCGATATATCCCGCCCtgtcttcctgtttcagttgaaaCTGCCCCTGCGTTCCGTTTGGAGGGTTTCATCCTTATGCCCTAATCTCTTGGGAATGGGAAACAAAAGTGGGAGCTTCGAAGGTTTGAAAGGTTTGTCACCACATAGAATATCGCTGTGTGTTTC is part of the Carassius gibelio isolate Cgi1373 ecotype wild population from Czech Republic chromosome B24, carGib1.2-hapl.c, whole genome shotgun sequence genome and encodes:
- the LOC128013016 gene encoding nucleoporin p58/p45 isoform X1, encoding MSSFNFGTSTLGSTGTGTGGGFSFGTATSTPAAGTGGFAFGGFGTPTSTPAATSTTSTLGIGSSLFAQKPATGFTFNTPASGAAPSTTGLTLGSLTTSTAASTGFSLGFGKPAASATPFSLTATTSAATGTGLTLGSILTSTAPQTSSTGFSLNLGGTTTTSSAPASGFSFGSSLFSNPSLTGLGQSSLGGPLSLGGLVSTSVATTSAPAPSLGLGGVDFSTSSEKNTDKLSSTRPEDSKALKDENLPGPICQDVDNFQKFVKEQKQVQEEISRMSSKAILKVQEDIQTLRQLLSICASGLQRNSLSIDKLKLETSQELKNADIALCTQKTPPGLQHENTAPSDYFRTLVEQFEVQLQQYRQQIEELENHLTTQSSGSHITPQDLSLAMQKLYQTFVALAAQLQGVHENVKTLKHQYLGYRRAFLDDSTDIFESKRVTGKKWQSSPHVTTGPAPFGSVPNAAAVAMAATLTQQQQPAPGPQAPLGASFGTPFSSGIGTSMGSSSLGVFGSGPGFGGVATGGLSFGFSSSKPSGGSLSAGFGTPNTSGFNFSNPSINASAGLTFGVSNTQTPGFGTGGPLLQLKKPPAGNKRGKR
- the LOC128013016 gene encoding nucleoporin p58/p45 isoform X2, translated to MSSFNFGTSTLGSTGTGTGGGFSFGTATSTPAAGTGGFAFGGFGTPTSTPAATSTTSTLGIGSSLFAQKPATGFTFNTPASGSLTTSTAASTGFSLGFGKPAASATPFSLTATTSAATGTGLTLGSILTSTAPQTSSTGFSLNLGGTTTTSSAPASGFSFGSSLFSNPSLTGLGQSSLGGPLSLGGLVSTSVATTSAPAPSLGLGGVDFSTSSEKNTDKLSSTRPEDSKALKDENLPGPICQDVDNFQKFVKEQKQVQEEISRMSSKAILKVQEDIQTLRQLLSICASGLQRNSLSIDKLKLETSQELKNADIALCTQKTPPGLQHENTAPSDYFRTLVEQFEVQLQQYRQQIEELENHLTTQSSGSHITPQDLSLAMQKLYQTFVALAAQLQGVHENVKTLKHQYLGYRRAFLDDSTDIFESKRVTGKKWQSSPHVTTGPAPFGSVPNAAAVAMAATLTQQQQPAPGPQAPLGASFGTPFSSGIGTSMGSSSLGVFGSGPGFGGVATGGLSFGFSSSKPSGGSLSAGFGTPNTSGFNFSNPSINASAGLTFGVSNTQTPGFGTGGPLLQLKKPPAGNKRGKR
- the LOC128013016 gene encoding nucleoporin p58/p45 isoform X3; this encodes MSSFNFGTSTLGSTGTGTGGGFSFGTATSTPAAGTGGFAFGGFGTPTSTPAATSTTSTLGIGSSLFAQKPATGFTFNTPASGAAPSTTGLTLGSLTTSTAASTGFSLGFGKPAASATPFSLTATTSAATGTGLTLGSILTSTAPQTSSTGFSLNLGGTTTTSSAPASGFSFGSSLFSNPSLTGLGQSSLGGPLSLGGLVSTSVATTSAPAPSLGLGGVDFSTSSEKNTDKLSSTRPEDSKALKDENLPGPICQDVDNFQKFVKEQKQVQEEISRMSSKAILKVQEDIQTLRQLLSICASGLQRNSLSIDKLKLETSQELKNADIALCTQKTPPGLQHENTAPSDYFRTLVEQFEVQLQQYRQQIEELENHLTTQSSGSHITPQDLSLAMQKLYQTFVALAAQLQGVHENVKTLKHQYLGYRRAFLDDSTDIFESKRVTGKKWQSSPHVTTGPAPFGSVPNAAAVAMAATLTQQQQPAPGPQAPLGASFGTPFSSGIGTSMGSSSLGGFGTPNTSGFNFSNPSINASAGLTFGVSNTQTPGFGTGGPLLQLKKPPAGNKRGKR
- the LOC128013016 gene encoding nucleoporin p58/p45 isoform X4, producing the protein MSSFNFGTSTLGSTGTGTGGGFSFGTATSTPAAGTGGFAFGGFGTPTSTPAATSTTSTLGIGSSLFAQKPATGFTFNTPASGAAPSTTGLTLGSLTTSTAASTGFSLGFGKPAASATPFSLTATTSAATGTGLTLGSILTSTAPQTSSTGFSLNLGGTTTTSSAPASGFSFGSSLFSNPSLTGLGQSSLGGPLSLGGLVSTSVATTSAPAPSLGLGGVDFSTSSEKNTDKLSSTRPEDSKALKDENLPGPICQDVDNFQKFVKEQKQVQEEISRMSSKAILKVQEDIQTLRQLLSICASGLQRNSLSIDKLKLETSQELKNADIALCTQKTPPGLQHENTAPSDYFRTLVEQFEVQLQQYRQQIEELENHLTTQSSGSHITPQDLSLAMQKLYQTFVALAAQLQGVHENVKTLKHQYLGYRRAFLDDSTDIFESKRVTGKKWQSSPHVTTGPAPFGSVPNAAAVAMAATLTQQQQPAPGFGTPNTSGFNFSNPSINASAGLTFGVSNTQTPGFGTGGPLLQLKKPPAGNKRGKR